From the genome of Onthophagus taurus isolate NC chromosome 5, IU_Otau_3.0, whole genome shotgun sequence, one region includes:
- the LOC111413634 gene encoding death-associated protein kinase dapk-1-like isoform X2: MHGDYPIHIACALGLLEVVQTLCALGCSVEVTTTGGLFPLHLAARNGHIHVVRCLCTAGCNIEVKNSDNIRADITALKYGHNDIAELLDKLRATGQRDVFARQLVPTSKPALRISLRILGHCGVGKTSLVKSLNAGLFSSLFRRSSSLQSNKSRPSSPINSQIEMGITSRQNSLTFESPCNYQSTNGINMQNVEISNVGDVSVWDFSGQENFLPTYHHFLWPSPYTLTAILFNLEDSPAVQVQQVCFWLNFILARQPADVPTTEYGKIILIATHVDTTRAIKNQHGEWISTDAQKTVETLRKMVPHAPNLIVNPIVMDCNVPASHAFKQLKSILTSIKQDCIQQTIGTWTGLLESTLNYLTTLQKDHEQFPVLTRPIFSEYLRLHVNILASDDHIHELLQQLHAMGEVFCVNDLVVLNVSWLGTQLIGELLSNQFILHARVTGVYTAEDFQASYNQCDAIGVLELLRSLELCIECDVDGDVEYELPIYNHIETLSGLWDPGDPRYRTTGACYGGLRLYTPPETCHLFSSMFPYIQIELRRSTLNSSFGDVDIDLYQWYHGSKLCTTTLETLITLNEDVRGVEYVEIKIRGPRQSSKFSFAFFDQTMKIITEAISTICPGLLYEKHVLSSHQLRVHHSEPYCYNPQTIISAILDSESIPDVTVFNPDIEKAESMVQLVLFGDAELANSIQWGCGLKIYDLPPPTKLKLCGLLDPPDPHGRDWCLLALKVGLSQERIAALDSQHTSHTMRLLTISDCSIGNLITSLIELDRLDASEVVLRSTSIFKAVDPLEV; this comes from the exons ATG CATGGGGATTATCCGATTCATATAGCTTGCGCGTTAGGTTTATTAGAGGTAGTTCAAACTCTGTGTGCTCTCGGTTGTAGTGTAGAGGTTACAACAACTGGGGGGCTTTTCCCCTTGCATCTAGCAGCCAGAAATGGACATATTCACGTTGTAAG ATGTTTATGTACAGCTGGTTGTAATATTGAAGTAAAAAATTCTGATAATATCCGCGCCGATATAACCGCTTTAAAATATGGTCATAATGATATAGCAGAGTTGTTAGATAAATTGAGAGCGACGGGACAAAGAGATGTTTTTGCGCGACAATTAGTACCAACTTCGAAACCGGCTTTGAGGATTTCGCTTCGCATTTTGGGACATTGCGGAGTTGGAAAAACTTCGTTGGTTAAATCGTTAAATGCGGGACTTTTTAGTTCGTTGTTTCGACGATCGAGTTCGTTGCAAAGcaataaat ctcGACCATCATCTCCAATTAACTCCCAAATCGAAATGGGGATAACTTCACGCCAAAATTCGTTAACTTTTGAGTCACCCTGTAATTATCAATCCACAAATGGGATTAATAtgcaaaat gtGGAAATTTCGAATGTGGGCGATGTAAGCGTGTGGGATTTTTCAGGCCAAGAAAACTTTCTCCCCACGTACCACCATTTTTTATGGCCCTCCCCGTATACTTTAACGGCGATTCTTTTTAACTTGGAAGACTCCCCCGCCGTTCAAGTCCAACAAGTTTGTTTTTGgctaaattttattttagcgAGACAACCTGCGGATGTTCCAacaa CTGAATAtggtaaaataattttaatagcaACCCACGTAGACACCACCCGCGCCATAAAAAACCAACACGGTGAGTGGATTAGTACGGATGCCCAAAAAACGGTTGAAACACTACGAAAAATGGTACCACACGCCCCCAATTTGATCGTAAACCCCATTGTTATGGACTGCAATGTTCCCGCTTCGCACgcttttaaacaattaaaatcaattttgacgtCAATTAAGCAAGATTGTATCCAG cAAACAATTGGAACTTGGACTGGATTACTCGAAtcaactttaaattatttaacaaccCTTCAAAAAGACCACGAACAATTTCCTGTTTTAACCCGCCCGATTTTTTCGGAATATCTACGTCTTCACGTTAATATCTTGGCGTCGGACGATCACATTCACGAATTACTCCAACAATTGCACGCCATGGGTGAAGTATTTTGCGTAAACGATTTGGTCGTTTTAAACGTTTCTTGGTTAGGAACTCAATTAATCGGCGAATTACtttcaaatcaatttattttacacgCTCGGGTTACTGGAGTTTATACTGCTGAAGATTTTCAAGCCAGTTATAATCAATGTGATGCTATTGGAGTTTTGGAATTGTTAAGATCTCTAGAATTATGCATCGAg tgTGATGTTGATGGTGATGTAGAATACGAATTGCCGATTTACAACCACATAGAAACGTTATCGGGATTATGGGATCCTGGAGACCCTCGATATAGAACCACAGGGGCTTGTTATGGAGGTTTAAGATTGTACACCCCACCGGAAACGTGCCATTTATTTTCATCGATGTTTCCCTACATTCAA ATTGAATTAAGACGTTCAACATTAAACTCATCATTCGGTGACGTCGATATAGACCTGTATCAATGGTACCACGGTTCAAAGCTGTGCACGACCACCCTAGAAACGTTAATAACCCTAAACGAGGATGTCAGAGGCGTCGAATACGTCGAGATAAAAATCCGCGGTCCCCGCCAATCCTCAAAATTCTCGTTTGCGTTTTTCGACcaaacaatgaaaataataaccgAGGCGATTTCGACGATTTGCCCAGGTTTATTGTACGAAAAACACGTTTTAAGTAGCCACCAATTGCGCGTTCATCACTCCGAGCCGTATTGTTATAACCCCCAAACGATTATTTCGGCGATTCTCGATTCGGAATCGATTCCGGATGTGACCGTTTTTAACCCGGATATAGAAAAAGCGGAGAGTATGGTGCAATTGGTTTTATTTGGAGACGCGGAACTCGCTAATAGCATCCAATGGGGGTGTGGGttaaaaatttacgatttacCACCTCCCACGAAATTAAAACTTTGCGGATTATTGGATCCGCCTGATCCGCATGGAAGAGATTGGTGTTTGTTGGCTTTAAAAGTTGGATTGAGCCAAGAAAGGATCGCCGCGTTGGATTCTCAACATACGAGTCATACGATGAGGTTATTAACGATTTCTGATTGTTCGATAGGGAATTTAATTACGAGTTTGATCGAATTGGATCGATTGGATGCTTCTGAAGTCGTTTTGAGATCGACTTCTATCTTTAAAGCCGTTGATCCGTTGGAGGTTTAA
- the LOC111413643 gene encoding cation-dependent mannose-6-phosphate receptor-like, with protein sequence MAWKLLELVYYSLIFVILLAAKTYGINCGSDPCKCQLSEDKYLNFTELKGDRTVGSVTYHYYGCKNTVLNNDCKETTLCLEEKINENTTKWTSLGNQKDMQFENSKIGADYDIIYSKSRIGLICTEHFNESVLVEKDISKVNEPVLFIFSNKGCAIIIQHHGMSTGGTLVVLLLVGFAVYFVGGSIVLYCIRGARGKEMIPNIDFWQNLPGLVKDGVIYLLNGCRPTAVSTAESYDRI encoded by the exons ATGGCCTGGAAATTACTCGAATTAGTTTATTACTCCCTCatattcgttattttactagcGGCGAAGACTTATGGTATCAATTGCGGTTCTGATCCATGTAAATGTCAGCTAAGCGAAGATAAATACCTGAATTTCACCGAATTGAAAGGTGATAGAACCGTGGGGAGCGTTACTTATCATTATTACGGGTGTAAAAATACCGTTTTAAATAACGATTGTAAAGAGACAACC TTGTGcttggaagaaaaaattaacgaaaatacAACCAAATGGACCAGTTTGGGTAATCAAAAGGATATGCAATTCGAAAACTCAAAGATCGGAGCCGATTATGATATTATTTATAG taaaagtagAATTGGTTTGATTTGCACAGAACATTTTAATGAATCTGTATTAGTAGAAAAAGACATATCAAAAGTTAATGAGCCT gtgttatttatattttcgaataaAGGTTGTGCAATAATCATTCAACATCATGGGATGAGTACAGGTGGGACTTtggttgttttattattagttggATTTGCTGTTTATTTTGTGGGTGGATCGATTGTACTTTATTGTATTAGAGGAGCTCGTGGAAAAGAGATGATAccaaatattgatttttggcAAAATTTGCCTGGTTTAGTAAAg GATGgtgtaatatatttattaaatggcTGTAGACCAACTGCTGTATCCACTGCTGAATCTTATGATCGAATATAA
- the LOC111413634 gene encoding death-associated protein kinase dapk-1-like isoform X1 codes for MSRRSSYSLDDYTKLQIAALEGCLLEVRYLVEEGVELDVGPDPALHLSLRKKYTTIALYLLQAGADFELKDSHGDYPIHIACALGLLEVVQTLCALGCSVEVTTTGGLFPLHLAARNGHIHVVRCLCTAGCNIEVKNSDNIRADITALKYGHNDIAELLDKLRATGQRDVFARQLVPTSKPALRISLRILGHCGVGKTSLVKSLNAGLFSSLFRRSSSLQSNKSRPSSPINSQIEMGITSRQNSLTFESPCNYQSTNGINMQNVEISNVGDVSVWDFSGQENFLPTYHHFLWPSPYTLTAILFNLEDSPAVQVQQVCFWLNFILARQPADVPTTEYGKIILIATHVDTTRAIKNQHGEWISTDAQKTVETLRKMVPHAPNLIVNPIVMDCNVPASHAFKQLKSILTSIKQDCIQQTIGTWTGLLESTLNYLTTLQKDHEQFPVLTRPIFSEYLRLHVNILASDDHIHELLQQLHAMGEVFCVNDLVVLNVSWLGTQLIGELLSNQFILHARVTGVYTAEDFQASYNQCDAIGVLELLRSLELCIECDVDGDVEYELPIYNHIETLSGLWDPGDPRYRTTGACYGGLRLYTPPETCHLFSSMFPYIQIELRRSTLNSSFGDVDIDLYQWYHGSKLCTTTLETLITLNEDVRGVEYVEIKIRGPRQSSKFSFAFFDQTMKIITEAISTICPGLLYEKHVLSSHQLRVHHSEPYCYNPQTIISAILDSESIPDVTVFNPDIEKAESMVQLVLFGDAELANSIQWGCGLKIYDLPPPTKLKLCGLLDPPDPHGRDWCLLALKVGLSQERIAALDSQHTSHTMRLLTISDCSIGNLITSLIELDRLDASEVVLRSTSIFKAVDPLEV; via the exons ATGAGTAGAAGATCGTCGTATTCACTTGATGATTacacaaaattacaaatagcCGCCCTTGAGGGGTGTCTTTTAGAGGTTAg atatttagtTGAGGAAGGGGTCGAATTGGATGTAGGCCCCGATCCGGCGCTACATTTATCGTTACGAAAAAAGTACACAACAATAGCCCTTTATTTGTTACAAGCAGGGGCTGATTTCGAGTTAAAAGACTCT CATGGGGATTATCCGATTCATATAGCTTGCGCGTTAGGTTTATTAGAGGTAGTTCAAACTCTGTGTGCTCTCGGTTGTAGTGTAGAGGTTACAACAACTGGGGGGCTTTTCCCCTTGCATCTAGCAGCCAGAAATGGACATATTCACGTTGTAAG ATGTTTATGTACAGCTGGTTGTAATATTGAAGTAAAAAATTCTGATAATATCCGCGCCGATATAACCGCTTTAAAATATGGTCATAATGATATAGCAGAGTTGTTAGATAAATTGAGAGCGACGGGACAAAGAGATGTTTTTGCGCGACAATTAGTACCAACTTCGAAACCGGCTTTGAGGATTTCGCTTCGCATTTTGGGACATTGCGGAGTTGGAAAAACTTCGTTGGTTAAATCGTTAAATGCGGGACTTTTTAGTTCGTTGTTTCGACGATCGAGTTCGTTGCAAAGcaataaat ctcGACCATCATCTCCAATTAACTCCCAAATCGAAATGGGGATAACTTCACGCCAAAATTCGTTAACTTTTGAGTCACCCTGTAATTATCAATCCACAAATGGGATTAATAtgcaaaat gtGGAAATTTCGAATGTGGGCGATGTAAGCGTGTGGGATTTTTCAGGCCAAGAAAACTTTCTCCCCACGTACCACCATTTTTTATGGCCCTCCCCGTATACTTTAACGGCGATTCTTTTTAACTTGGAAGACTCCCCCGCCGTTCAAGTCCAACAAGTTTGTTTTTGgctaaattttattttagcgAGACAACCTGCGGATGTTCCAacaa CTGAATAtggtaaaataattttaatagcaACCCACGTAGACACCACCCGCGCCATAAAAAACCAACACGGTGAGTGGATTAGTACGGATGCCCAAAAAACGGTTGAAACACTACGAAAAATGGTACCACACGCCCCCAATTTGATCGTAAACCCCATTGTTATGGACTGCAATGTTCCCGCTTCGCACgcttttaaacaattaaaatcaattttgacgtCAATTAAGCAAGATTGTATCCAG cAAACAATTGGAACTTGGACTGGATTACTCGAAtcaactttaaattatttaacaaccCTTCAAAAAGACCACGAACAATTTCCTGTTTTAACCCGCCCGATTTTTTCGGAATATCTACGTCTTCACGTTAATATCTTGGCGTCGGACGATCACATTCACGAATTACTCCAACAATTGCACGCCATGGGTGAAGTATTTTGCGTAAACGATTTGGTCGTTTTAAACGTTTCTTGGTTAGGAACTCAATTAATCGGCGAATTACtttcaaatcaatttattttacacgCTCGGGTTACTGGAGTTTATACTGCTGAAGATTTTCAAGCCAGTTATAATCAATGTGATGCTATTGGAGTTTTGGAATTGTTAAGATCTCTAGAATTATGCATCGAg tgTGATGTTGATGGTGATGTAGAATACGAATTGCCGATTTACAACCACATAGAAACGTTATCGGGATTATGGGATCCTGGAGACCCTCGATATAGAACCACAGGGGCTTGTTATGGAGGTTTAAGATTGTACACCCCACCGGAAACGTGCCATTTATTTTCATCGATGTTTCCCTACATTCAA ATTGAATTAAGACGTTCAACATTAAACTCATCATTCGGTGACGTCGATATAGACCTGTATCAATGGTACCACGGTTCAAAGCTGTGCACGACCACCCTAGAAACGTTAATAACCCTAAACGAGGATGTCAGAGGCGTCGAATACGTCGAGATAAAAATCCGCGGTCCCCGCCAATCCTCAAAATTCTCGTTTGCGTTTTTCGACcaaacaatgaaaataataaccgAGGCGATTTCGACGATTTGCCCAGGTTTATTGTACGAAAAACACGTTTTAAGTAGCCACCAATTGCGCGTTCATCACTCCGAGCCGTATTGTTATAACCCCCAAACGATTATTTCGGCGATTCTCGATTCGGAATCGATTCCGGATGTGACCGTTTTTAACCCGGATATAGAAAAAGCGGAGAGTATGGTGCAATTGGTTTTATTTGGAGACGCGGAACTCGCTAATAGCATCCAATGGGGGTGTGGGttaaaaatttacgatttacCACCTCCCACGAAATTAAAACTTTGCGGATTATTGGATCCGCCTGATCCGCATGGAAGAGATTGGTGTTTGTTGGCTTTAAAAGTTGGATTGAGCCAAGAAAGGATCGCCGCGTTGGATTCTCAACATACGAGTCATACGATGAGGTTATTAACGATTTCTGATTGTTCGATAGGGAATTTAATTACGAGTTTGATCGAATTGGATCGATTGGATGCTTCTGAAGTCGTTTTGAGATCGACTTCTATCTTTAAAGCCGTTGATCCGTTGGAGGTTTAA
- the LOC111413634 gene encoding death-associated protein kinase dapk-1-like isoform X3 — MDIFTLCLCTAGCNIEVKNSDNIRADITALKYGHNDIAELLDKLRATGQRDVFARQLVPTSKPALRISLRILGHCGVGKTSLVKSLNAGLFSSLFRRSSSLQSNKSRPSSPINSQIEMGITSRQNSLTFESPCNYQSTNGINMQNVEISNVGDVSVWDFSGQENFLPTYHHFLWPSPYTLTAILFNLEDSPAVQVQQVCFWLNFILARQPADVPTTEYGKIILIATHVDTTRAIKNQHGEWISTDAQKTVETLRKMVPHAPNLIVNPIVMDCNVPASHAFKQLKSILTSIKQDCIQQTIGTWTGLLESTLNYLTTLQKDHEQFPVLTRPIFSEYLRLHVNILASDDHIHELLQQLHAMGEVFCVNDLVVLNVSWLGTQLIGELLSNQFILHARVTGVYTAEDFQASYNQCDAIGVLELLRSLELCIECDVDGDVEYELPIYNHIETLSGLWDPGDPRYRTTGACYGGLRLYTPPETCHLFSSMFPYIQIELRRSTLNSSFGDVDIDLYQWYHGSKLCTTTLETLITLNEDVRGVEYVEIKIRGPRQSSKFSFAFFDQTMKIITEAISTICPGLLYEKHVLSSHQLRVHHSEPYCYNPQTIISAILDSESIPDVTVFNPDIEKAESMVQLVLFGDAELANSIQWGCGLKIYDLPPPTKLKLCGLLDPPDPHGRDWCLLALKVGLSQERIAALDSQHTSHTMRLLTISDCSIGNLITSLIELDRLDASEVVLRSTSIFKAVDPLEV; from the exons ATGGACATATTCACGTT ATGTTTATGTACAGCTGGTTGTAATATTGAAGTAAAAAATTCTGATAATATCCGCGCCGATATAACCGCTTTAAAATATGGTCATAATGATATAGCAGAGTTGTTAGATAAATTGAGAGCGACGGGACAAAGAGATGTTTTTGCGCGACAATTAGTACCAACTTCGAAACCGGCTTTGAGGATTTCGCTTCGCATTTTGGGACATTGCGGAGTTGGAAAAACTTCGTTGGTTAAATCGTTAAATGCGGGACTTTTTAGTTCGTTGTTTCGACGATCGAGTTCGTTGCAAAGcaataaat ctcGACCATCATCTCCAATTAACTCCCAAATCGAAATGGGGATAACTTCACGCCAAAATTCGTTAACTTTTGAGTCACCCTGTAATTATCAATCCACAAATGGGATTAATAtgcaaaat gtGGAAATTTCGAATGTGGGCGATGTAAGCGTGTGGGATTTTTCAGGCCAAGAAAACTTTCTCCCCACGTACCACCATTTTTTATGGCCCTCCCCGTATACTTTAACGGCGATTCTTTTTAACTTGGAAGACTCCCCCGCCGTTCAAGTCCAACAAGTTTGTTTTTGgctaaattttattttagcgAGACAACCTGCGGATGTTCCAacaa CTGAATAtggtaaaataattttaatagcaACCCACGTAGACACCACCCGCGCCATAAAAAACCAACACGGTGAGTGGATTAGTACGGATGCCCAAAAAACGGTTGAAACACTACGAAAAATGGTACCACACGCCCCCAATTTGATCGTAAACCCCATTGTTATGGACTGCAATGTTCCCGCTTCGCACgcttttaaacaattaaaatcaattttgacgtCAATTAAGCAAGATTGTATCCAG cAAACAATTGGAACTTGGACTGGATTACTCGAAtcaactttaaattatttaacaaccCTTCAAAAAGACCACGAACAATTTCCTGTTTTAACCCGCCCGATTTTTTCGGAATATCTACGTCTTCACGTTAATATCTTGGCGTCGGACGATCACATTCACGAATTACTCCAACAATTGCACGCCATGGGTGAAGTATTTTGCGTAAACGATTTGGTCGTTTTAAACGTTTCTTGGTTAGGAACTCAATTAATCGGCGAATTACtttcaaatcaatttattttacacgCTCGGGTTACTGGAGTTTATACTGCTGAAGATTTTCAAGCCAGTTATAATCAATGTGATGCTATTGGAGTTTTGGAATTGTTAAGATCTCTAGAATTATGCATCGAg tgTGATGTTGATGGTGATGTAGAATACGAATTGCCGATTTACAACCACATAGAAACGTTATCGGGATTATGGGATCCTGGAGACCCTCGATATAGAACCACAGGGGCTTGTTATGGAGGTTTAAGATTGTACACCCCACCGGAAACGTGCCATTTATTTTCATCGATGTTTCCCTACATTCAA ATTGAATTAAGACGTTCAACATTAAACTCATCATTCGGTGACGTCGATATAGACCTGTATCAATGGTACCACGGTTCAAAGCTGTGCACGACCACCCTAGAAACGTTAATAACCCTAAACGAGGATGTCAGAGGCGTCGAATACGTCGAGATAAAAATCCGCGGTCCCCGCCAATCCTCAAAATTCTCGTTTGCGTTTTTCGACcaaacaatgaaaataataaccgAGGCGATTTCGACGATTTGCCCAGGTTTATTGTACGAAAAACACGTTTTAAGTAGCCACCAATTGCGCGTTCATCACTCCGAGCCGTATTGTTATAACCCCCAAACGATTATTTCGGCGATTCTCGATTCGGAATCGATTCCGGATGTGACCGTTTTTAACCCGGATATAGAAAAAGCGGAGAGTATGGTGCAATTGGTTTTATTTGGAGACGCGGAACTCGCTAATAGCATCCAATGGGGGTGTGGGttaaaaatttacgatttacCACCTCCCACGAAATTAAAACTTTGCGGATTATTGGATCCGCCTGATCCGCATGGAAGAGATTGGTGTTTGTTGGCTTTAAAAGTTGGATTGAGCCAAGAAAGGATCGCCGCGTTGGATTCTCAACATACGAGTCATACGATGAGGTTATTAACGATTTCTGATTGTTCGATAGGGAATTTAATTACGAGTTTGATCGAATTGGATCGATTGGATGCTTCTGAAGTCGTTTTGAGATCGACTTCTATCTTTAAAGCCGTTGATCCGTTGGAGGTTTAA
- the LOC111413645 gene encoding UPAR/Ly6 domain-containing protein crok gives MFKVSLKHLNIFFVLFISLFLTTEAIRCFQCSSDNDGKNQDNCGAYRKFDKREHIAIECTSDESHMPGSFCLKSTRQSPKGFIWDGRWRQVIRQCASVAETGITGVCNWGVYPNGVFWQECYCSSDECNSTTTLKLSFGLGFIVLLNVYYFY, from the exons atgtttaaagtttCACTAAAACACCTAAATATCTTCTTCGTCTTATTCATATCGTTATTTTTAACAACAGAAGCGATAAGGTGTTTTCAGTGTAGTTCTGATAACGATGGAAAAAATCAAGATAATTGTGGGGCCTATCGTAAGTTTGATAAGCGGGAGCACATCGCGATTGAATGCACTAGCGATGAAAGCCACATGCCTGGttcgttttgtttaaaaagcaCGCGACAAAGCCCAAAAGGATTCATTT GGGATGGACGATGGAGACAAGTAATACGACAATGTGCTTCTGTTGCTGAAACGGGTATTACTGGAGTTTGCAATTGGGGTGTTTATCCCAATGGGGTCTTTTGGCAAGAGTGTTATTGCTCAAGTGATGAATGCAACTCAACGACGACGCTAAAGTTATCTTTTGGATTAGGttttatcgttttattaaacgtttattatttttattag
- the LOC111413636 gene encoding H(+)/Cl(-) exchange transporter 7 produces the protein MDENNDLGASTSSQDEIKAKRFRNLQSVNSASNDDLDEIITTNDENPLLSSVRCRTQKRGGFVEPGSLNVLSAKYESLDYDICENHLLLDEEREKDDTYFMKRNVARWFIFLLIGMVTALVACTIDISIEELSQIKYRSLSKLVDKYVIEGKLYIPYLYWMLYNLIPVLIGSLLVAYVEPIAAGSGIPQVKCYLNGVKVPRVVRIKTLAVKSIGVICSVVGGLAGGKEGPMIHSGAVVAAGISQGKSTTFRTDFKLFKYFREDHEKRDFVCGGAAAGVSAAFGAPVGGVLFSLEEGSSFWNQSLTWRTFFASIVSTFTLNTILSAYHGVPGDLSYPGLLNLGKFESGSYEIFELPLFVFMGFLGGLFGALWNHINYKLSVFRIIYLRKRWLRVIEACLVAVMSATLGIMMMFALNDCKPLGQDPTKYPTQMYCEDGQYNVLASIWFQTPEASVRSLLHDPPNTHNALSLAVFVVFYFLLSCWTFGLATSNGLFIPSLLTGAAWGRLFAVGLNNIFPEMITMHPGKYALIGAAAQLGGIVRMTISLTVIIMETTGNISFGLPLIVALIAAKWTGDFFNEGIYDTHIQLNGIPLLPWDPPPMANSIYASEVMSHPVVTLKTVENVGHIVELLKLTTYNGFPVVDPPLTDQQEVTTYGRIRGLILRSQLIVILKKKLFNESVDDWEQIDSNIFRDEYPRYPTIEEIEIDDQEKTYSIDLRPFMNRSPYTILHSFTLPRMFRLFRALGLRHLPVVNDRNEVIGMVTRKDLARYRLWKHRGRMGIEELPVSKEI, from the exons ATGGACGAAAACAATGATTTAGGGGCGAGTACCAGCTCGCAAGATGAAATAAAAGCGAAAAGATTTAGA AACCTCCAATCAGTTAATTCAGCAAGTAATGATGATTTAGACGAAATAATTACAACAAACGATGAAAATCCGTTATTATCTTCGGTTAGGTGTAGGACGCAAAAAAGGGGCGGATTCGTCGAACCGGGCTCGTTAAACGTTCTCTCAGCTAAATATGag AGTTTAGATTATGATATATGCGAAAATCATTTGTTATTGGACGAAGAACGCGAAAAAGATGACACATATTTTATGAAACGAAACGTAGCCCgatggtttatttttttattaataggaATGGTCACTGCTTTAGTAGCTTGTACCATTGATATATCAATTGAGGAGTTGTCTCAAATCAAATATAGATCGTTAAGCAAAC TTGTTGATAAATATGTAATAGAAGGCAAGCTATATATTCCCTATCTTTATTGGATGTTGTACAATTTAATTCCTGTCTTAATTGGATCACTTTTAGTTGCATATGTTGAG cCGATTGCAGCTGGGAGTGGAATTCCACAagttaaatgttatttaaatggAGTTAAAGTTCCAAGAGTTGTTCGAATAAAAACGTTAGCTGTTAAAAGTATTGGAGTAATTTGTTCAGTTGTTGGAGGATTAGCCGGAGGaaaa gAAGGTCCCATGATTCATTCCGGAGCGGTCGTTGCAGCTGGAATTTCGCAAGGAAAATCGACAACTTTTCGTAcagattttaaattgtttaaatattttcgggAGGACCATGAAAAACGAGATTTCGTTTGTGGTGGGGCCGCAGCGGGTGTTTCGGCGGCGTTTGGAGCCCCCGTTG GTGGCGTTTTATTCAGTTTGGAGGAAGGTTCAAGTTTTTGGAATCAAAGTTTAACTTGGAGGACATTTTTCGCTTCAATCGTGAGCACTTTTACACTCAACACGATTTTATCCGCTTATCACGGAGTTCCCGGCGATTTGAGTTACCCgggtttattaaatttaggaAAATTTGAATCTGGATCATACGaaatatttgaattacccCTTTTTGTATTTATGGGATTTTTAGGGGGGTTATTTGGAGCGTTGTGGAATcacattaattataaattatcggTTTTTAGAATtat ttaTTTAAGAAAACGTTGGTTAAGAGTGATTGAAGCATGTCTTGTAGCCGTTATGTCCGCAACGTTAGGAATAATGATGATGTTTGCGCTAAATGATTGCAAACCACTTGGGCAAGATCCAACGAAATATCCAACGCAAATGTATTGCGAAGACGGccaatataacgttttggctAGTATTTGGTTTCAAACTCCGGAAGCGAGCGTGCGATCGCTACTCCATGATCCTCCAAATACTCACAACGCTTTATCTTTGGCTGTTTTCgtggttttttattttttactttcatGTTGGACTTTTGGTTTAGCGACTTCTAACGGTTTATTCATCCCGTCGTTATTAACAGGAGCTGCTTGGGGGAGATTATTCGCTGTTGGGCTAAACAATATTTTCCCCGAAATGATTACAATGCATCCAGGGAAGTATGCTTTAATCGGAGCCGCCGCTCAACTAGGAGGAATTGTCCGAATGACGATCAGTTTAACTGTGATTATAATGGAGACAACTGGAAATATATCATTCGGTTTACCGCTAATCGTTGCATTAATAGCGGCTAAATGGACTGGCGATTTCTTTAACGAAGGCATTTACGACACTCACATCCAATTAAACGGGATTCCTTTATTACCGTGGGATCCCCCGCCGATGGCTAATAGCATTTATGCtagtgaggttatgtcacaTCCCGTTGTAACTTTAAAAACGGTGGAAAACGTTGGACATATCGTTGAGTTATTGAAATTAACGACTTATAACGGATTTCCGGTCGTTGATCCACCCCTAACAGATCAA caaGAGGTAACAACTTACGGGAGAATTCGCGGGTTAATTTTACGATCTCAATTGattgtgattttaaaaaagaaactttttaacGAATCCGTCGACGATTGGGAACAAATTGACTCAAATATTTTCAGAGATGAATACCCAAGATACCCAACAATCGAAGAAATCGAAATAGACGACCAAGAAAAAACTTACTCAATCGATTTGAGACCGTTCATGAATAGATCCCCTTACACAATTTTAcat TCGTTTACTTTACCAAGAATGTTCCGTTTATTTAGAGCGTTAGGTTTGAGACATTTACCAGTTGTAAATGACAGAAATGAA gttataggAATGGTTACGAGAAAAGATTTAGCTAGATATCGACTTTGGAAGCATCGGGGGCGAATGGGAATAGAAGAATTACCGGTTtcgaaagaaatttaa